The following proteins come from a genomic window of Deltaproteobacteria bacterium:
- a CDS encoding ATP phosphoribosyltransferase, protein MNNLKLGIPKGSLEKATLELFNKSGWKITINGRSYFPDVDDPEISCSMCRAQEMSRYVENGTLDCGLTGRDWIMENDSHVVVVSDLIYSKTSQKPARWVLAVPADAPYQTLEDLAGKKIATELVNFTRRYFAERQIPIKVEFSWGATEAKVAAGLVDAVVEVTETGSTIRAHGLKIIHELFQSNPQLIANPVIWEQDAWKREKIEHIALLLKGALHAEKMVGLKMNVPEQNLSQVVAMLPCLQAPTIASLYETDWFSVEVVVHQAEVRSLIPQLIKHGCTGIIEYPLHKVI, encoded by the coding sequence ATGAATAACCTAAAGTTAGGCATTCCCAAGGGTAGTCTGGAAAAGGCTACCCTGGAACTTTTTAATAAATCCGGTTGGAAGATCACCATCAATGGGCGGAGCTATTTTCCGGATGTCGATGATCCCGAGATCAGTTGTTCGATGTGCCGGGCCCAGGAGATGTCCCGCTACGTGGAAAACGGCACCCTGGATTGCGGCCTCACCGGGCGGGACTGGATCATGGAAAATGACTCCCATGTGGTGGTGGTAAGCGATCTGATCTATTCCAAGACCAGCCAGAAACCGGCCCGCTGGGTGCTGGCAGTCCCGGCGGATGCCCCCTATCAGACGCTGGAAGACCTGGCCGGGAAAAAGATTGCCACCGAACTGGTCAATTTCACCCGGCGCTACTTTGCCGAGCGCCAGATTCCGATCAAAGTCGAGTTTTCCTGGGGGGCCACCGAGGCCAAGGTGGCGGCCGGACTGGTAGACGCGGTCGTTGAGGTTACCGAAACCGGCAGTACCATTCGAGCCCATGGCCTCAAAATCATCCACGAACTCTTTCAATCCAACCCGCAACTGATTGCCAATCCCGTGATTTGGGAACAGGATGCCTGGAAACGGGAGAAGATCGAACATATCGCCCTGCTGCTGAAGGGGGCCCTGCACGCCGAAAAGATGGTGGGCCTGAAAATGAATGTCCCGGAACAAAATCTGTCTCAGGTGGTGGCCATGCTCCCCTGCCTCCAGGCCCCGACCATCGCCTCGCTATATGAAACGGACTGGTTTTCAGTCGAAGTGGTAGTGCATCAGGCCGAGGTCCGCAGTCTCATTCCACAATTAATCAAGCATGGCTGCACCGGAATCATCGAATATCCTCTACACAAAGTCATCTGA
- the hisI gene encoding phosphoribosyl-AMP cyclohydrolase, whose translation MMLDFSKLNGLVPAIVQDYQTGEVLMLGFMNAEAWELTRTTRRAHYYSRTRQKIWIKGETSGHIQLVKEIYLDCDHDSLLLKVEQVGGAACHLGYRSCFHNLVEGQSLRPVGTKVFDPKEVYK comes from the coding sequence ATGATGTTGGATTTTAGCAAACTTAATGGTCTTGTTCCGGCCATTGTGCAAGATTATCAGACCGGCGAGGTCTTGATGTTAGGTTTTATGAATGCCGAAGCCTGGGAGCTTACCCGGACCACCCGCCGGGCCCATTATTACAGCCGGACCCGACAGAAAATTTGGATCAAAGGGGAAACCTCGGGCCACATTCAGTTGGTCAAGGAAATCTATCTGGACTGTGATCACGATTCGCTACTCCTGAAGGTGGAGCAGGTGGGAGGGGCGGCTTGCCATTTGGGATATCGCAGCTGTTTTCATAACCTGGTTGAAGGCCAGAGCTTGCGCCCGGTGGGAACCAAAGTCTTTGACCCCAAGGAGGTTTATAAATGA
- a CDS encoding tetratricopeptide repeat protein, with amino-acid sequence MRSLKISLWVPVLIAVLNFFMACGWWKNSEPQPTLAEQLAAARESSTETRKSATEYVRQGLDYASQGQYDQAIAAFTQAQQENPAYAKAYYNRGVAYVKKGQYDQAIVDFNQALKLNPKDADTYNHRGVAYRAQGQTERALADYNQAIQLNPRLSKAYLNRGVAYVKNGQMDQAIANFNEAIRLDPRYAKAYFNKALACDQAGRRPEAIEAYQSYLKYAPSQEAQYIEPVRQRLKELSK; translated from the coding sequence ATGAGAAGCTTGAAAATTAGCCTCTGGGTCCCGGTGTTGATAGCCGTACTCAATTTTTTTATGGCCTGCGGGTGGTGGAAAAACTCCGAGCCGCAACCGACCTTGGCCGAGCAGTTGGCCGCGGCCCGGGAAAGCTCCACTGAGACCAGGAAATCAGCGACGGAGTATGTAAGGCAGGGGCTTGATTATGCCTCCCAGGGCCAATATGATCAGGCCATCGCGGCGTTCACCCAAGCTCAGCAGGAAAACCCGGCCTATGCCAAGGCCTACTATAACCGCGGGGTGGCCTATGTTAAAAAAGGTCAGTACGACCAGGCTATTGTCGATTTCAATCAGGCCCTGAAGCTAAATCCTAAGGATGCCGACACTTACAACCACCGGGGAGTGGCCTATCGGGCCCAAGGCCAGACGGAGCGGGCCTTGGCCGACTACAACCAGGCGATTCAACTAAACCCACGGTTATCTAAGGCCTATCTTAACCGCGGGGTGGCTTACGTGAAAAACGGCCAGATGGATCAGGCCATCGCCAACTTTAACGAAGCCATTAGGCTGGATCCACGGTATGCCAAGGCCTACTTTAACAAGGCCCTGGCCTGTGACCAGGCCGGTCGCCGCCCGGAGGCTATTGAGGCCTACCAAAGTTATCTTAAATATGCCCCCAGCCAGGAGGCCCAATATATTGAGCCGGTACGCCAGCGGCTCAAAGAGTTGTCTAAGTAA
- the amrB gene encoding AmmeMemoRadiSam system protein B, whose amino-acid sequence MGVRHRTLPVGWYPGSARTCQEEIADFIAGVKPLPAGTKVYGGVMPHAGWYFSGKLAAQVFYLASQATQPQVVCVFGGHLGSGSPPLMVSDDGWETPLGTIAVATEFLEPLRERLRFQEEYPGDNTIEIQLPFVKHFFPQAKLLALRAPHSHQAIELGRAVAEVAQNLKLSLLAFGSADLTHYGPNYGWTPKGYGAAAVKWVKEVNDKHFIDQALALNAEGVLQAAARDQSSCSAGAVAAAITAAQALGASQARLVDYYTSYDIRPGDSFVGYAGIILTG is encoded by the coding sequence ATGGGAGTACGTCATCGGACATTGCCAGTGGGTTGGTATCCGGGTTCGGCCCGCACCTGTCAGGAAGAAATCGCAGATTTTATTGCCGGAGTCAAACCCCTTCCGGCTGGAACCAAGGTCTATGGCGGCGTCATGCCGCACGCCGGTTGGTACTTCTCCGGCAAACTGGCGGCCCAGGTCTTTTACCTGGCTTCCCAGGCCACCCAGCCCCAGGTGGTCTGTGTGTTTGGCGGCCACCTAGGCAGCGGCTCTCCCCCCCTGATGGTCAGCGACGACGGCTGGGAGACGCCGCTGGGGACCATAGCGGTGGCAACCGAATTTTTAGAACCGCTGCGGGAACGGCTGCGCTTTCAGGAAGAATATCCCGGCGACAATACCATTGAGATCCAACTGCCGTTTGTCAAACACTTTTTTCCCCAGGCCAAATTGTTGGCGCTGCGCGCTCCCCATTCCCACCAGGCCATTGAACTGGGCCGGGCAGTAGCGGAGGTGGCCCAGAACCTAAAACTCAGCCTACTGGCCTTTGGCTCTGCTGACCTTACCCATTATGGCCCCAATTATGGCTGGACTCCCAAAGGCTATGGGGCGGCGGCGGTCAAGTGGGTCAAGGAGGTCAATGATAAGCATTTTATCGACCAGGCCCTGGCCCTGAATGCGGAGGGAGTGCTTCAGGCCGCGGCCCGGGATCAAAGCTCCTGCAGTGCCGGAGCGGTGGCCGCAGCCATAACCGCAGCCCAGGCCTTGGGAGCCAGCCAGGCCCGGCTGGTCGATTATTATACCAGCTACGACATCCGCCCCGGTGACAGCTTCGTAGGCTACGCTGGCATTATACTGACCGGATAA
- a CDS encoding hydantoinase/oxoprolinase family protein has protein sequence MAGRTTGEMLRVGIDTGGTFTDFVLLTAQGWQVHKVPSTPDNPARAILGGLKRLLGNKFPPLEMVHGTTVGTNAFLERKGARVVLLTTQGFEDVLFIGRQTRPELFNLAGTKPLPLLPRHRCLGVAERLQADGSIRRPLGDAEVQRLKARIRLLTPEAVAICLLHAYANPVHEERLAAELADLDLPLSLSSQILPEFREFERTATTVINAYLGPLLNRYIHDLQDRLPGVTLFIQQSNGGFIPARRAACQAVHTILSGPAGGVNAAWHLGQTLKEPNLLTFDMGGTSTDVALVAGAIPFTQEYQLDGYPIGIPVIDIHTVGAGGGSIAYPDQGGALRVGPYSAGADPGPVCYGRGEQITVTDANLWLGRLLPDFFLGGRLPLQVVATRQAMDRLAADLGVAAVELAQGIIRVANSHMAKALRTVSLERGYDPQDFALCCFGGAGGLHVCELAQELDVRRIIVPAHAGVLSALGMALARPSRDFSKTILWAGEQLQDELITREFQKLRQKGLAELAQDGFVPDQIETEFHLEVRYQGQSYTLEVPWGADFREAFHQRHQQAFGYFFSERPLEITTLRLRCQAETSLASWPLRQSRIESPALPLPSQTEIWLPEGWAWVPVYYRPRLWSGFDFRGPALILEDFATLLVLPQFSGKVDAWGNIHLKR, from the coding sequence ATGGCCGGACGGACCACGGGTGAGATGTTGCGTGTGGGGATCGACACCGGGGGCACCTTTACCGATTTTGTCCTCCTGACCGCGCAGGGCTGGCAGGTTCACAAGGTGCCTTCCACTCCTGATAATCCGGCCCGGGCTATTCTGGGCGGACTCAAGCGTCTTCTGGGAAACAAGTTTCCGCCGCTGGAGATGGTGCATGGCACCACCGTGGGAACCAATGCCTTCCTGGAGCGTAAAGGGGCCCGGGTAGTGCTGCTGACCACCCAGGGATTCGAAGATGTCCTGTTTATCGGCCGCCAGACCCGGCCGGAACTATTCAACTTGGCCGGAACCAAACCCCTGCCCCTGCTGCCCCGGCACCGGTGCCTGGGAGTGGCAGAGCGGTTGCAGGCAGACGGCAGCATCCGGCGGCCTTTGGGTGACGCCGAAGTCCAGCGGCTTAAGGCCCGGATTCGCCTCCTGACCCCGGAGGCTGTGGCCATCTGCCTGCTCCATGCTTATGCCAACCCGGTACACGAGGAGCGCCTGGCCGCGGAATTGGCCGACCTTGATCTGCCACTGTCGCTTTCCAGCCAGATATTGCCGGAATTCCGGGAATTTGAACGCACTGCCACCACTGTCATCAATGCCTATTTAGGCCCCCTGTTAAATCGATATATTCACGACTTACAGGACCGGTTGCCTGGGGTGACCCTGTTCATCCAGCAATCAAACGGCGGGTTTATACCAGCCCGTCGGGCCGCATGTCAGGCCGTCCATACCATCCTGTCAGGGCCTGCCGGCGGGGTTAATGCCGCCTGGCATCTGGGACAGACCCTTAAGGAGCCTAATCTGTTGACCTTTGATATGGGGGGCACCTCTACGGATGTAGCCTTGGTTGCCGGGGCCATTCCTTTTACCCAAGAGTATCAACTGGATGGCTATCCGATCGGTATCCCGGTGATCGATATCCACACCGTGGGAGCCGGGGGCGGGTCGATCGCCTATCCGGATCAGGGAGGTGCCCTAAGGGTTGGCCCCTACAGCGCTGGAGCCGACCCTGGGCCGGTCTGTTACGGTCGGGGAGAGCAGATCACCGTTACCGATGCCAACCTGTGGCTGGGGCGGCTGTTGCCTGATTTCTTCCTGGGCGGTCGCCTGCCGCTGCAGGTAGTCGCTACCCGCCAGGCCATGGACCGGTTGGCGGCAGACCTGGGGGTCGCCGCAGTTGAACTGGCTCAGGGAATCATTCGGGTCGCCAACAGCCACATGGCCAAAGCCTTACGCACTGTCAGCCTGGAGCGGGGCTATGATCCCCAGGATTTTGCCCTGTGTTGTTTCGGCGGCGCTGGGGGCTTGCATGTCTGCGAACTGGCCCAGGAACTGGATGTCCGCCGGATTATCGTCCCGGCCCATGCCGGAGTGCTTTCCGCCCTGGGCATGGCGCTGGCCCGGCCCAGTCGGGATTTTTCCAAAACCATTCTGTGGGCCGGAGAGCAGTTGCAAGACGAGTTAATCACCAGGGAATTTCAAAAATTACGGCAAAAGGGATTGGCCGAACTGGCCCAAGATGGCTTTGTGCCCGACCAGATAGAGACGGAGTTTCACCTTGAGGTCCGCTATCAGGGCCAGAGTTATACCTTGGAGGTGCCCTGGGGTGCGGATTTTAGAGAAGCCTTCCACCAGCGTCATCAACAGGCCTTTGGTTACTTTTTTTCCGAGCGGCCCCTGGAGATCACCACCCTGAGACTGCGCTGTCAGGCCGAAACCAGCTTGGCCTCTTGGCCGCTACGACAATCAAGAATCGAGTCTCCAGCCTTACCTTTGCCCAGCCAAACCGAAATCTGGCTTCCCGAAGGCTGGGCCTGGGTGCCGGTCTATTACCGGCCACGACTTTGGTCGGGCTTTGACTTCCGGGGCCCGGCTTTGATTTTGGAGGACTTTGCCACCTTGCTTGTGCTGCCGCAGTTTTCCGGTAAGGTCGATGCTTGGGGGAACATCCATCTGAAACGTTAA